A genome region from Chelonia mydas isolate rCheMyd1 chromosome 24, rCheMyd1.pri.v2, whole genome shotgun sequence includes the following:
- the NES gene encoding nestin isoform X1: MEGFLAARALGEESLQMWDLNKRLEAYLARVKFLEEENELLRAEILSAKDRPAESSWRCKYEEELSALRATLDDAFREKHAAELTRDNLSEEIQHVKSRCQKERAAQEEAKKQLALSKKELEEERRAQIWLRERATQLEKEVEVLVEVHEEEKAGLEQEMANFSQSLENFRAVPVAFQPVEVEDYSKRLSEIWRGAVETYKSEVSQLESSFCQAKENLWKAVEGNRQNQLHLQQLEKELAGLKARKGMLEESLSRQWQDQRGEAEKFQLALESLEQEKEALGVQIAHVLEERQQLMHLKMSLGLEVATYRTLLEAESSRLQMPSAEYKLVNGFRDAKLEVSNSKLQAMTPESRRLVSWDHRLSPTTFQKGESKMQILRNQIDSPKLQAAAVLPKSDGPIAREFQKINSVLQSPLLKSAQAVRDTATPGHSVPVTQGSSHDGETIKAAEAETVAHSFSQEPFERLDSMRSTVPEPRPLGRSDSDSERRSPAAEGGDPTASQEEAGDIGQEDECHEEARKDVEKDPSEEPPGKLAPKDLLCPSQLVNEALEDALKEVIDRSEPAVASSPLQADKAPNDVHSYDSAPLEEAYGLAASPSTEVWEEGKGTEYEGQMEASHPAEQLQAVKGTEATDEMDSGLEPHFEEETREADMQEFPDVKSSAQQDREESQSGLGPSTKQNEESIPDILVTEGKPEIETREEVKSCEQNESQEEETPGSQSADTCGETDAVCKSTERGSPLDEGGLVLSGAEGKSWEAGISGHSHLPPAEGNVEEFDQGEEDLEVVSTEALHLSEDEERRELWSPSRENEEDNFQAEMLESEFLQAEIQATHAFPMESHPALVVESPQEQHLSGTEQEKFEQQEMSLHETDAAVGEEGRKEVFSDRELLSTKEAIFGEETVSKAEENILGDETLDRTRGDSEGHQAKLEEETLGREDLGADENSLTHENLKQEEETLEKEVGDLQENGFEQDIMLVHEGLENVQRLESLGREEEVAEDCQRHLPKEQEGEGKEDAAGYPETEEAADIALQEPTRADTLMTSTEGTENECEQVKSSLGAEMEEIMGDAEDDDAGHFIGSEHPMPHNEAEQEASPGTELMEEDQCSSEREHEDLQSQPDPQFGDSPSHEISNELTEVLEEPWEKVDNAGEAGGELCEEPRRPENINMASQAPGDSSESEDSLGSLEDVSPNASQKMEGMEEELESGRRIMLEETLPDSTPLRFYEKEVLAKPPGSDDGGDSPPTPESTAVSPDDIGQLESPATPTSSQQKESNEEGGSGPVLARTSERAEEEGSYFMVSAPSQETPSLEEAEVSEDFEEIKVNTSNLTGDDPEMLMAPSEVPRDERLFEAESEEEAEGTVEQESDAGKESEGGEFPPEESKPHRSDFTWEPEKEDGFPTKASDCGIIEGGAQTESDRMLDATEPGDLDPEDAQKVSTLTSTADLGEIVLEGQLPLSQKGSPDSSSPLSSEDESPNVTQSHPGSDPEASGGLHPRQPKDATEINQSGMDHSVETVAKIPADVMKDSDILEIVEQALEFNQELMLGARLSELHAGDEQQAAGGVDVSDQTQEVGRDGGMSETGVLQETLPDSSPHAKELMTSSHIWTESNANGELNGLHGEQILNGISDLKPLTDQNDCAKSRGHEVRSSGDEFFGTVTITQELQGEDPEAFPISETMLSQSLLQTPDYEEGHGAGEEHSKKGQVSNETDNSKFTDIMQSAHMQRQDLEAQTISVPSPFGDDVFHLGPSQHLKFQLKDDQESWSSEDD; this comes from the exons ATGGAGGGCTtcctggcagcccgagccctagGGGAGGAATCTCTCCAGATGTGGGACCTCAACAAGCGTCTGGAAGCCTACTTGGCCCGGGTCAAGTTCCTGGAAGAGGAGAACGAGCTGCTGAGAGCCGAGATCCTGAGCGCGAAGGACAGACCGGCGGAGAGCTCCTGGAGGTGCAAATACGAGGAGGAGCTGAGTGCCTTGAGGGCGACCTTGGATGATGCCTTCAGGGAGAAGCACGCAGCGGAGCTGACCAGAGACAACCTCTCCGAGGAGATCCAGCATGTGAAAAGCCGCTGCCAGAAGGAGCGGGCGGCCCAGGAAGAAGCTAAGAAGCAGCTGGCCCtgagcaagaaggaactggaggaggAGAGACGGGCTCAGATCTGGCTGAGGGAACGAGCCACCcagctggagaaggaagtggAGGTACTGGTGGAAGTTCACGAGGAGGAGaaagctgggctggagcaggagatgGCAAACTTCTCCCAGAGCCTGGAGAACTTCCGTGCTGTGCCGGTGGCTTTCCAGCCCGTGGAGGTGGAGGACTACTCCAAGAGGCTCTCGGAGATCTGGAGGGGAGCGGTGGAGACTTACAAGAGTGAGGTCTCCCAGCTGGAGAGctccttctgccaggccaaggaGAATCTCTGGAAGGCGGTGGAAGGCAACCGGCAGAACCAGCTGCACCTGCAGCAACTGGAGAAGGAGCTGGCTGGGCTCAAGGCACGGAAGGGGATGCTGGAGGAGAGTCTCTCCAGGCAGTGGCAGGACCAGAGAGGGGAGGCCGAGAAGTTCCAG CTGGCCCTCGAGTCTCTGGAGCAGGAGAAAGAGGCCCTGGGAGTCCAGATTGCTCACGTCCTGGAGGAGAGACAGCAGCTCATGCACCTGAAAATGTCCCTCGGTCTGGAGGTGGCGACCTACAG GACGCTCCTGGAAGCTGAGAGCAGCAGGCTGCAAATGCCTTCAGCAGAGTACAAACTGGTCAATGGGTTCAGAG ATGCCAAGCTGGAAGTGAGTAACAGCAAACTCCAAGCCATGACGCCTGAGAGCAGGAGACTGGTTTCCTGGGACCAccgcctgagccccaccaccttcCAGAAGGGAGAGAGCAAGATGCAGATACTGAGGAATCAAATCGATTCCCCCAAGCTGCAAGCTGCCGCCGTGCTGCCCAAGAGTGACGGCCCCATTGCTAGAGAGTTCCAGAAAATCAACTCAGTCCTTCAGTCCCCACTCCTGAAAAGTGCCCAGGCTGTGAGGGATACCGCCACTCCGGGCCATTCAGTGCCCGTCACACAGGGGTCATCCCACGACGGAGAGACGATCAAAGCTGCCGAAGCAGAGACGGTGGCCCATTCTTTCTCCCAGGAGCCATTCGAGAGGCTTGACTCCATGCGCTCCACCGTGCCGGAGCCACGGCCATTGGGACGGTCCGATTCAGACTCGGAACGCAGGAGCCCAGCAGCAGAAGGTGGAGATCCAACCGCAAGCCAGGAGGAAGCCGGTGACATTGGCCAGGAGGATGAATGTCACGAGGAAGCCAGGAAAGACGTTGAGAAAGATCCCAGTGAAGAACCACCTGGGAAGCTGGCTCCCAAGGATTTGCTCTGTCCCAGCCAGCTGGTCAATGAAGCATTGGAAGATGCACTGAAGGAAGTAATAGATCGTTCCGAACCAGCTGTGGCCTCCAGCCCTCTTCAAGCAGATAAGGCCCCAAATGACGTGCATTCTTATGACTCTGCTCCTCTGGAAGAGGCTTACGGACTAGCTGCTTCTCCCAGCACAGAGGTATGGGAAGAAGGAAAAGGGACGGAGTATGAAGGCCAGATGGAAGCCAGTCATCCAGCAGAGCAGCTCCAGGCAGTCAAAGGCACCGAAGCCACAGATGAAATGGATAGTGGCTTGGAGCCCCATTTTGAAGAGGAGACCAGGGAAGCAGACATGCAGGAGTTCCCGGATGTGAAAAGCTCCGCTCAGCAGGACAGAGAGGAGTCACAGTCAGGGCTAGGTCCTTCCACCAAGCAGAATGAAGAAAGCATCCCTGACATTCTAGTCACGGAGGGAAAGCCTGAAATAGAGACCCGGGAGGAAGTGAAATCTTGCGAGCAGAATGAGAGTCAAGAAGAAGAGACACCAGGGTCACAGAGCGCAGACACATGTGGGGAGACTGATGCAGTTTGCAAGAGCACAGAGCGGGGAAGTCCATTAGATGAAGGTGGGCTGGTTTTATCGGGGGCAGAGGGAAAGAGCTGGGAGGCTGGAATAAGTGGCCACAGTCATCTACCTCCTGCAGAAGGGAATGTGGAAGAGTTTGACCAAGGTGAAGAAGACCTTGAGGTGGTGAGCACAGAAGCATTGCATCTGTCCGAAGACGAGGAAAGGCGAGAGCTCTGGAGCCCTTCCAGGGAGAATGAAGAAGACAACTTCCAAGCCGAGATGCTGGAAAGTGAATTTCTGCAGGCGGAAATACAAGCAACTCATGCTTTTCCCATGGAAAGTCACCCAGCTTTGGTCGTGGAAAGCCCCCAAGAACAGCATCTTAGTGGCACTGAGCAGGAAAAGTTTGAGCAGCAGGAAATGTCACTTCATGAGACTGATGCCGCagtaggagaggaagggaggaaagaggTGTTCTCCGACCGTGAGCTCTTGAGCACCAAAGAGGCCATCTTTGGGGAGGAGACTGTGTCAAAGGCTGAAGAAAACATCCTGGGGGATGAGACCCTGGACAGAACAAGAGGGGACAGTGAAGGGCACCAGGCAAAGCTGGAAGAGGAAACTTTGGGACGCGAGGATCTCGGCGCAGATGAGAACAGCTTGACACATGAAAACTTAAAGCAGGAGGAAGAAACCTTGGAGAAGGAGGTTGGGGATCTGCAAGAGAACGGCTTTGAACAAGACATTATGCTGGTGCACGAGGGTCTGGAGAATGTTCAGAGACTGGAGTCCTTGGGCAGAGAGGAAGAAGTGGCAGAAGACTGTCAAAGGCACCTGCCaaaggagcaggaaggggagggtAAGGAAGATGCAGCAGGCTACCCGGAGACAGAGGAAGCCGCTGACATTGCTCTGCAAGAGCCAACCCGGGCGGACACTTTAATGACCAGCACAGAAGGAACAGAAAATGAATGTGAGCAGGTAAAGAGCAGTTTGGGTGCAGAGATGGAAGAAATAATGGGAGATGCTGAAGATGATGATGCCGGTCACTTTATAGGCAGTGAGCATCCCATGCCACACAATGAAGCAGAGCAGGAGGCCAGCCCCGGcacagagctgatggaagaaGACCAGTGCAGCAGCGAAAGAGAGCACGAGGACCTCCAGAGCCAACCTGACCCGCAGTTTGGAGACTCCCCAAGCCATGAAATCAGCAATGAACTGACCGAGGTGCTGGAGGAGCCTTGGGAGAAGGTAGACAATGCGGGTGAAGCTGGGGGAGAACTCTGCGAAGAACCTAGAAGGCCGGAGAACATAAACATGGCCTCCCAGGCACCAGGTGACTCTTCAGAATCTGAGGACTCCCTGGGATCCCTGGAGGATGTCTCCCCCAATGCCTCCCAGAAAATGGAAGGGATGGAGGAGGAATTGGAAAGCGGCAGGAGGATTATGTTGGAGGAAACGCTGCCAGACAGCACACCCCTGCGCTTCTATGAAAAGGAGGTGCTGGCTAAGCCGCCAGGAAGTGACGATGGTGGAGATTCACCACCAACCCCCGAAAGCACTGCGGTTTCCCCAGACGACATAGGACAGCTAGAGAGCCCGGCCACACCCACAAGCTCCCAACAGAAGGAAAGCAATGAGGAGGGTGGATCTGGCCCGGTGTTGGCAAGAACATCGGAGCGCGCAGAGGAAGAAGGAAGTTATTTCATGGTTTCGGCACCCAGCCAAGAGACGCCTAGTCTGGAGGAAGCTGAGGTTTCGGAGGACTTCGAAGAAATCAAGGTCAATACATCAAATCTCACGGGAGACGATCCAGAAATGCTCATGGCGCCATCTGAAGTGCCGAGGGATGAGAGACTCTTTGAGGCTGAATcggaggaggaggcagaaggaACCGTCGAACAGGAGAGTGATGCGGGCAAAGAAAGCGAGGGTGGAGAGTTTCCTCCGGAGGAGAGCAAGCCCCACCGCTCCGATTTCACCTGGGAGCCAGAAAAGGAGGATGGTTTCCCAACCAAAGCAAGTGACTGCGGCATCATTGAAGGTGGTGCTCAAACGGAGAGCGACAGAATGTTGGATGCTACTGAGCCTGGTGACCTAGACCCTGAAGATGCTCAGAAGGTTTCTACGTTGACCAGCACGGCTGACTTAGGGGAGATTGTGTTGGAAGGGCAACTGCCTCTTAGCCAGAAAGGAAGCCCAGATTCCAGCAGCCCTCTCTCCTCTGAGGATGAGTCACCCAATGTCACCCAGTCCCATCCAGGTTCTGATCCAGAGGCCAGCGGAGGACTTCACCCCAGGCAGCCAAAGGATGCTACAGAGATAAATCAAAGTGGCATGGACCACTCCGTGGAGACAGTAGCAAAGATTCCGGCAGATGTCATGAAAGACTCGGACATCCTGGAGATTGTGGAGCAAGCTCTGGAGTTTAACCAAGAGCTGATGTTGGGCGCAAGGCTTTCGGAGCTGCACGCTGGAGATGAACAGCAGGCTGCAGGTGGGGTTGACGTGTCAGACCAGACCCAGGAGGTTGGGAGAGATGGCGGCATGAGTGAGACAGGGGTTCTGCAGGAGACTCTGCCAGACTCCTCACCGCATGCCAAGGAACTGATGACGTCCAGCCACATTTGGACGGAGAGCAACGCCAACGGAGAACTGAATGGGCTGCATGGAGAGCAGATATTGAATGGGATCTCAGACCTGAAGCCACTCACCGATCAGAACGACTGTGCAAAATCCAGAGGGCATGAGGTGAGGTCTTCTGGGGACGAATTCTTTGGGACGGTCACCATCACCCAGGAATTGCAGGGAGAGGACCCAGAGGCCTTCCCCATCTCGGAAACGATGCTAAGCCAGAGCCTGTTGCAAACGCCAGACTACGAAGAAGGCCATGGAGCTGGAGAAGAACACTCCAAGAAAGGCCAGGTCTCCAATGAAACCGACAACAGCAAATTCACTGACATAATGCAGAGCGCTCACATGCAAAGACAGGACCTTGAGGCTCAGACCATCTCTGTCCCATCCCCTTTTGGAGACGATGTCTTTCACCTGGGACCCAGCCAGCATCTGAAATTCCAGCTCAAAGATGACCAAGAATCGTGGTCTTCAGAAGATGACTGA
- the NES gene encoding nestin isoform X2 has protein sequence MQHWERDACKPAKLALESLEQEKEALGVQIAHVLEERQQLMHLKMSLGLEVATYRTLLEAESSRLQMPSAEYKLVNGFRDAKLEVSNSKLQAMTPESRRLVSWDHRLSPTTFQKGESKMQILRNQIDSPKLQAAAVLPKSDGPIAREFQKINSVLQSPLLKSAQAVRDTATPGHSVPVTQGSSHDGETIKAAEAETVAHSFSQEPFERLDSMRSTVPEPRPLGRSDSDSERRSPAAEGGDPTASQEEAGDIGQEDECHEEARKDVEKDPSEEPPGKLAPKDLLCPSQLVNEALEDALKEVIDRSEPAVASSPLQADKAPNDVHSYDSAPLEEAYGLAASPSTEVWEEGKGTEYEGQMEASHPAEQLQAVKGTEATDEMDSGLEPHFEEETREADMQEFPDVKSSAQQDREESQSGLGPSTKQNEESIPDILVTEGKPEIETREEVKSCEQNESQEEETPGSQSADTCGETDAVCKSTERGSPLDEGGLVLSGAEGKSWEAGISGHSHLPPAEGNVEEFDQGEEDLEVVSTEALHLSEDEERRELWSPSRENEEDNFQAEMLESEFLQAEIQATHAFPMESHPALVVESPQEQHLSGTEQEKFEQQEMSLHETDAAVGEEGRKEVFSDRELLSTKEAIFGEETVSKAEENILGDETLDRTRGDSEGHQAKLEEETLGREDLGADENSLTHENLKQEEETLEKEVGDLQENGFEQDIMLVHEGLENVQRLESLGREEEVAEDCQRHLPKEQEGEGKEDAAGYPETEEAADIALQEPTRADTLMTSTEGTENECEQVKSSLGAEMEEIMGDAEDDDAGHFIGSEHPMPHNEAEQEASPGTELMEEDQCSSEREHEDLQSQPDPQFGDSPSHEISNELTEVLEEPWEKVDNAGEAGGELCEEPRRPENINMASQAPGDSSESEDSLGSLEDVSPNASQKMEGMEEELESGRRIMLEETLPDSTPLRFYEKEVLAKPPGSDDGGDSPPTPESTAVSPDDIGQLESPATPTSSQQKESNEEGGSGPVLARTSERAEEEGSYFMVSAPSQETPSLEEAEVSEDFEEIKVNTSNLTGDDPEMLMAPSEVPRDERLFEAESEEEAEGTVEQESDAGKESEGGEFPPEESKPHRSDFTWEPEKEDGFPTKASDCGIIEGGAQTESDRMLDATEPGDLDPEDAQKVSTLTSTADLGEIVLEGQLPLSQKGSPDSSSPLSSEDESPNVTQSHPGSDPEASGGLHPRQPKDATEINQSGMDHSVETVAKIPADVMKDSDILEIVEQALEFNQELMLGARLSELHAGDEQQAAGGVDVSDQTQEVGRDGGMSETGVLQETLPDSSPHAKELMTSSHIWTESNANGELNGLHGEQILNGISDLKPLTDQNDCAKSRGHEVRSSGDEFFGTVTITQELQGEDPEAFPISETMLSQSLLQTPDYEEGHGAGEEHSKKGQVSNETDNSKFTDIMQSAHMQRQDLEAQTISVPSPFGDDVFHLGPSQHLKFQLKDDQESWSSEDD, from the exons CTGGCCCTCGAGTCTCTGGAGCAGGAGAAAGAGGCCCTGGGAGTCCAGATTGCTCACGTCCTGGAGGAGAGACAGCAGCTCATGCACCTGAAAATGTCCCTCGGTCTGGAGGTGGCGACCTACAG GACGCTCCTGGAAGCTGAGAGCAGCAGGCTGCAAATGCCTTCAGCAGAGTACAAACTGGTCAATGGGTTCAGAG ATGCCAAGCTGGAAGTGAGTAACAGCAAACTCCAAGCCATGACGCCTGAGAGCAGGAGACTGGTTTCCTGGGACCAccgcctgagccccaccaccttcCAGAAGGGAGAGAGCAAGATGCAGATACTGAGGAATCAAATCGATTCCCCCAAGCTGCAAGCTGCCGCCGTGCTGCCCAAGAGTGACGGCCCCATTGCTAGAGAGTTCCAGAAAATCAACTCAGTCCTTCAGTCCCCACTCCTGAAAAGTGCCCAGGCTGTGAGGGATACCGCCACTCCGGGCCATTCAGTGCCCGTCACACAGGGGTCATCCCACGACGGAGAGACGATCAAAGCTGCCGAAGCAGAGACGGTGGCCCATTCTTTCTCCCAGGAGCCATTCGAGAGGCTTGACTCCATGCGCTCCACCGTGCCGGAGCCACGGCCATTGGGACGGTCCGATTCAGACTCGGAACGCAGGAGCCCAGCAGCAGAAGGTGGAGATCCAACCGCAAGCCAGGAGGAAGCCGGTGACATTGGCCAGGAGGATGAATGTCACGAGGAAGCCAGGAAAGACGTTGAGAAAGATCCCAGTGAAGAACCACCTGGGAAGCTGGCTCCCAAGGATTTGCTCTGTCCCAGCCAGCTGGTCAATGAAGCATTGGAAGATGCACTGAAGGAAGTAATAGATCGTTCCGAACCAGCTGTGGCCTCCAGCCCTCTTCAAGCAGATAAGGCCCCAAATGACGTGCATTCTTATGACTCTGCTCCTCTGGAAGAGGCTTACGGACTAGCTGCTTCTCCCAGCACAGAGGTATGGGAAGAAGGAAAAGGGACGGAGTATGAAGGCCAGATGGAAGCCAGTCATCCAGCAGAGCAGCTCCAGGCAGTCAAAGGCACCGAAGCCACAGATGAAATGGATAGTGGCTTGGAGCCCCATTTTGAAGAGGAGACCAGGGAAGCAGACATGCAGGAGTTCCCGGATGTGAAAAGCTCCGCTCAGCAGGACAGAGAGGAGTCACAGTCAGGGCTAGGTCCTTCCACCAAGCAGAATGAAGAAAGCATCCCTGACATTCTAGTCACGGAGGGAAAGCCTGAAATAGAGACCCGGGAGGAAGTGAAATCTTGCGAGCAGAATGAGAGTCAAGAAGAAGAGACACCAGGGTCACAGAGCGCAGACACATGTGGGGAGACTGATGCAGTTTGCAAGAGCACAGAGCGGGGAAGTCCATTAGATGAAGGTGGGCTGGTTTTATCGGGGGCAGAGGGAAAGAGCTGGGAGGCTGGAATAAGTGGCCACAGTCATCTACCTCCTGCAGAAGGGAATGTGGAAGAGTTTGACCAAGGTGAAGAAGACCTTGAGGTGGTGAGCACAGAAGCATTGCATCTGTCCGAAGACGAGGAAAGGCGAGAGCTCTGGAGCCCTTCCAGGGAGAATGAAGAAGACAACTTCCAAGCCGAGATGCTGGAAAGTGAATTTCTGCAGGCGGAAATACAAGCAACTCATGCTTTTCCCATGGAAAGTCACCCAGCTTTGGTCGTGGAAAGCCCCCAAGAACAGCATCTTAGTGGCACTGAGCAGGAAAAGTTTGAGCAGCAGGAAATGTCACTTCATGAGACTGATGCCGCagtaggagaggaagggaggaaagaggTGTTCTCCGACCGTGAGCTCTTGAGCACCAAAGAGGCCATCTTTGGGGAGGAGACTGTGTCAAAGGCTGAAGAAAACATCCTGGGGGATGAGACCCTGGACAGAACAAGAGGGGACAGTGAAGGGCACCAGGCAAAGCTGGAAGAGGAAACTTTGGGACGCGAGGATCTCGGCGCAGATGAGAACAGCTTGACACATGAAAACTTAAAGCAGGAGGAAGAAACCTTGGAGAAGGAGGTTGGGGATCTGCAAGAGAACGGCTTTGAACAAGACATTATGCTGGTGCACGAGGGTCTGGAGAATGTTCAGAGACTGGAGTCCTTGGGCAGAGAGGAAGAAGTGGCAGAAGACTGTCAAAGGCACCTGCCaaaggagcaggaaggggagggtAAGGAAGATGCAGCAGGCTACCCGGAGACAGAGGAAGCCGCTGACATTGCTCTGCAAGAGCCAACCCGGGCGGACACTTTAATGACCAGCACAGAAGGAACAGAAAATGAATGTGAGCAGGTAAAGAGCAGTTTGGGTGCAGAGATGGAAGAAATAATGGGAGATGCTGAAGATGATGATGCCGGTCACTTTATAGGCAGTGAGCATCCCATGCCACACAATGAAGCAGAGCAGGAGGCCAGCCCCGGcacagagctgatggaagaaGACCAGTGCAGCAGCGAAAGAGAGCACGAGGACCTCCAGAGCCAACCTGACCCGCAGTTTGGAGACTCCCCAAGCCATGAAATCAGCAATGAACTGACCGAGGTGCTGGAGGAGCCTTGGGAGAAGGTAGACAATGCGGGTGAAGCTGGGGGAGAACTCTGCGAAGAACCTAGAAGGCCGGAGAACATAAACATGGCCTCCCAGGCACCAGGTGACTCTTCAGAATCTGAGGACTCCCTGGGATCCCTGGAGGATGTCTCCCCCAATGCCTCCCAGAAAATGGAAGGGATGGAGGAGGAATTGGAAAGCGGCAGGAGGATTATGTTGGAGGAAACGCTGCCAGACAGCACACCCCTGCGCTTCTATGAAAAGGAGGTGCTGGCTAAGCCGCCAGGAAGTGACGATGGTGGAGATTCACCACCAACCCCCGAAAGCACTGCGGTTTCCCCAGACGACATAGGACAGCTAGAGAGCCCGGCCACACCCACAAGCTCCCAACAGAAGGAAAGCAATGAGGAGGGTGGATCTGGCCCGGTGTTGGCAAGAACATCGGAGCGCGCAGAGGAAGAAGGAAGTTATTTCATGGTTTCGGCACCCAGCCAAGAGACGCCTAGTCTGGAGGAAGCTGAGGTTTCGGAGGACTTCGAAGAAATCAAGGTCAATACATCAAATCTCACGGGAGACGATCCAGAAATGCTCATGGCGCCATCTGAAGTGCCGAGGGATGAGAGACTCTTTGAGGCTGAATcggaggaggaggcagaaggaACCGTCGAACAGGAGAGTGATGCGGGCAAAGAAAGCGAGGGTGGAGAGTTTCCTCCGGAGGAGAGCAAGCCCCACCGCTCCGATTTCACCTGGGAGCCAGAAAAGGAGGATGGTTTCCCAACCAAAGCAAGTGACTGCGGCATCATTGAAGGTGGTGCTCAAACGGAGAGCGACAGAATGTTGGATGCTACTGAGCCTGGTGACCTAGACCCTGAAGATGCTCAGAAGGTTTCTACGTTGACCAGCACGGCTGACTTAGGGGAGATTGTGTTGGAAGGGCAACTGCCTCTTAGCCAGAAAGGAAGCCCAGATTCCAGCAGCCCTCTCTCCTCTGAGGATGAGTCACCCAATGTCACCCAGTCCCATCCAGGTTCTGATCCAGAGGCCAGCGGAGGACTTCACCCCAGGCAGCCAAAGGATGCTACAGAGATAAATCAAAGTGGCATGGACCACTCCGTGGAGACAGTAGCAAAGATTCCGGCAGATGTCATGAAAGACTCGGACATCCTGGAGATTGTGGAGCAAGCTCTGGAGTTTAACCAAGAGCTGATGTTGGGCGCAAGGCTTTCGGAGCTGCACGCTGGAGATGAACAGCAGGCTGCAGGTGGGGTTGACGTGTCAGACCAGACCCAGGAGGTTGGGAGAGATGGCGGCATGAGTGAGACAGGGGTTCTGCAGGAGACTCTGCCAGACTCCTCACCGCATGCCAAGGAACTGATGACGTCCAGCCACATTTGGACGGAGAGCAACGCCAACGGAGAACTGAATGGGCTGCATGGAGAGCAGATATTGAATGGGATCTCAGACCTGAAGCCACTCACCGATCAGAACGACTGTGCAAAATCCAGAGGGCATGAGGTGAGGTCTTCTGGGGACGAATTCTTTGGGACGGTCACCATCACCCAGGAATTGCAGGGAGAGGACCCAGAGGCCTTCCCCATCTCGGAAACGATGCTAAGCCAGAGCCTGTTGCAAACGCCAGACTACGAAGAAGGCCATGGAGCTGGAGAAGAACACTCCAAGAAAGGCCAGGTCTCCAATGAAACCGACAACAGCAAATTCACTGACATAATGCAGAGCGCTCACATGCAAAGACAGGACCTTGAGGCTCAGACCATCTCTGTCCCATCCCCTTTTGGAGACGATGTCTTTCACCTGGGACCCAGCCAGCATCTGAAATTCCAGCTCAAAGATGACCAAGAATCGTGGTCTTCAGAAGATGACTGA